In the genome of Hydrogenobacter sp., the window CTTTTATCGCCCAGAAGCTGTTGAAAGCGCTTTATAAGGATTACGATGTATTAATTGAGGACTTTGCACCTTGGAATCCCGTTTTTTCATACAAACTTCAGCATAAAAAAAGGGTTATATTACAGATACAAAATTATATAGGTGGAGAGATGTTGAAAAAGTACAGCATACTTGGAGTTCCTTTTTATATAATTGAGCGGTTTTATCCTAAGAGGTTTGACAAAGTGATTGTGATCTCTGACGTGCTAAACGAGAGATGGTATATCAAAGGAAAAGTGATCCCTCAGGGTATTGACTGCATTACGGAGTATGTAAGTTTGGGCAGATATATAGCCTTTTTGGGAAGGATAGATATAAGTCAGAAGGGTCTTGATCTTCTTGTGGAAGCTTTAAAAGGCAGTAAGAACATAGAAGTTCTTGTAGCTGGAGACGGTAAAGATAGGGAGAAATTTTTAAAGATTATAAAAGATGCTCCCCACATAAGGTATGTTGGAAAAGTCAGCGGAGAAGAAAAGTATAACTTTATAAAAAATGCTAAGTTTTTAATAGTACCCTCAAGGTTTGAGGGACAAGGGATCGTTGTTTTGGAATCTGCGTCAATGGGAAAACCGGTTATCGTAAGCGATATACCAGAGTTAAAATACGCGGTATATGCAGGTTTTGGTTTGAGCTTTAAAAAGGAAGATCCGAAAGATTTAAAGGCTAAGGTGGAGCTTCTTCTCAATGACGAGAAGCTACTTTTTCAAATGGGCAGGCGTGGCATAGAGTACGCAAAAAACTTTACTTGGGATAGGATAGCTCAAATGTATAATGAATACCTTTTGGAAACTGCAGGATGATAAGAAATTTGTCTTTTGTCAGTTTTGCCTTCTTTTATGCCAATTTGACAGGATATATCTTTCACTTTTTCGTTAGTAGAAGCTTGGGAGCTTCAGGCTATGGTGAGTTTATGGTGCTTTATTCCCTGATGTTAACAGTAGGAAACTTTATAAATCTATTTGCTAACGCGTGTGTAAGAGAGTTTGTAAAGTACAGGGAAAATGCTCACAGTTTGCTCAGATACATGAGGTACATAGGGCTTTTTCTTGGCTTTATGTTCCTTTTTGTAGGAGTGGTTCTCTCTCCCTTTTTGAAAGAATTCCTCAAGATATCCAACCTATACTATATATGGATCCTCGCGGGCGTTTGGTTTTTTCAGTTTCCCGTAGTTATAGAGAGGGCTTACCTTCAGTCTCTTGAAAAGTTCAAGGATATATCTCTATCTCTGGTATACGAGCAGAGTGTTAGACTGATAAGCGTTTTTATTTTGATATACAGCGGTCTTGGTTTAGAAGGTGCTTTGATATCATCTTCTTTTGGGCTTTCTGTAGCACTTTTCCTGCTTCTTAGTAAAAACAGAAACTTCACCGGTAACATAAAGTCCTTACCTTTCAAAGATATTTTAAAAACTTCGCTTTTTGCTTCACCCGTAGGTTTTTTGGTGTACTCTGACGATCTCTTTATAAGGCGCGTCTTTGATCCGCATACAGCGGGGCTTTACGCTTCCGTTTCATTAACGGGTAAGGTTTTTGTATGGCTGACGGTGACATCAGTTAGCGTGTTTTTCCCGAAGTTCGTTAGATACAGGAAAGACATGCGAGCTATAAAAAAACTCTTTTTTAAAGCCTTCCTTTTAGTTTCACTGCTTTTTGTGGTAATAGAAGTTTTACTATTTTCCTTCGGAAAATACGTATTCGTTGCGTTATTTTCAGAAAAATTTCTCCCAGCTTACTCCTTCCTTCCCATATATGTGCTTTGCATACTTCCTTTAATTTTTTCTCTCATCTTTGTATACCTTCTGACAGCCTTAGGTAGAAACATGCTCTTGATCTACACACATGTGCTTTTTTATTATGCAGGATTTTTGGTTTTGCCCTTTTACAGCATTAACGGTTATATGTTTTACATAATGTTTATTAATTTATGTTTTGTACTTGTGTACGCCTTTACGCTCTTTCAGGGCGAACGCGATAGTGGGAAGTTAAAACTCCCGATATAGTACCTGCGAGGAAAAACACGAACAGGAAAATCCCAAAAACCTTAGCCACTTTTCCAAAAGGTGATCCAGCAAGCAAAAGTCCGGTGATGGGAAGCAGTGCGAAAGCCAACAGAACCCTAAAACTGCCTTCAGCGATAAACCTTATCCTGAAAATGTAACCAGCAGGTGTGGTACCCAAAGCATCCCAAAATCCCACATACAAGAGCATAGACATAAGTAGCTTTGTGATTGCTACAAAGGACCAAATTACCGCTGAAGATGCAAAAAGATCTGAGAGGATATCCCTTAGCTTTATACCTTCCACAAAGTAGTTTGATATTGAGAGTAAAAGTAGAGCATCTACCAACATAATGGTTGCAAGGCTGTAGCTCTTTACCGTGTAAGTGTTTTCTCTTTCCTCAGTGTATTCGCATAGCTCTTCAAGATCCCCTTTCCACTTGGAGTAGAGTTGCTCATCCATATCAAAAGAGAAAGGTTGAGCCGAATTCATAGCCCTGAAGAATTCAGAAACGTTTGCTCCACAACTTTCTAAAAGTTCTACAAGCTTTTCCACGTTGTTTGCATCCTTTATAGCAAATACCTTTATTTTTATCTTGCCACTCATTCCCTTATCAAGACGGGAGTCAGGAATATAAGAAGTTCCGATTGAGTCTTTTGAGTACTTTCCTGTCCAAAGAGCCACTTGAGTATAGGCACTCTCACGAGACCCGGGATACCTTCGTTGGTTTGCTGTTCCTGATTGTCTATAATACCTCCTATGACGAGCGTATCCCCATCATTCACCACCACCTTGGTGGAAGCCTCTTTTGTGTTTATGGCTGGTCCTTGCGGAGTTTGTTCACCCGGTGTATCTCTTTTTAGGTTTATGTCAAGAAGTATTCTACCATCTGGAGATACTACGGGTGTAACATCAAGTTGAAGTACAACATCCTTGAACTGTATGTTGGCAGCCTGAGTACCACCTGCTATTACGGTTGTTTGATAGGGTATCTGAACACCTTGTTTTATGGTAGCTTTTTGAGCGTTTACAGTTACTACAGTAGGCTTTGCTATGTTCTTAATTAATGCTACGCGCTCAAGAGCTGATAGCCTGAGGTTCAAGGCGTTGAGCATACCTTTTTGAAAAGCGAAGGTAAATATACCTCCGGGCGTTTGGCTAAGTCCAGGTGTGTAATAAATAGGCGATCTGATACCTACGGATGTAGGGTCTGGTGGTACAAAGATGGTACCAGGTGTAGGAGCATTCCCTATGTTAGCACCCTGACCCGCTCCACCTGTCCAAAACTGGGGTACCCTTGCCTGAGAAAGCAGTACGCTCCAATTTAAGCCAAGCTCCCTCAGAGCTTGGTCTCTTACTTCAACAATCCTCGCCTCAATCTTTACTTGAACTGGAGAATCGCTTATGTAGTCTTTGAAGCGCTCTCTAATCTTTTCTATCACTTCCGGATAGTCCGTTATCATAACAGCGTTGAACTCTTTGAGTATAGGTGCGGGAGCGGAGGGCTGTTGTGGTACCTGCTGAACCTGTGTTTGCGTGGTGGGATAAAGGACAGTCCCCATCTGTAAGGTGGTAGGTTGTTGCACCTTGATAGCTCCACCGCTCAAAATTACGCCAGCTTCGGATCTGAGAGGTTCTATCATTTTTATGAATTCATCGGGACTTATGTACTTGAGATAGAATATTTTTGTGACGGGTCTTCTTTCCGTAGGCGTGGCAGTTAAAAAGCTTTTCAGTGCTTCCTGATACTTCTCCATCTGCTTAGGACTATCAGTTATCACAAGGGCGGAAAAACTCTGCACTTTGGTTATAACAGTATCCGGCTTTTTATAAGGAATTAAAAGTCGCTCGGCTTCATCAAGGGATATGTTTTTGAGATAAAAAACTTTCGTTACTCGTTCTTCTGCAGGTGCGATCCTCTCTATGATCTTAGCGTAGTCTTTCAACACAGGTTCAAGTCTCTTTATGTTCTTTTCCTCATCCCTTATGTACACCGTCTTTAGTGTTTTGTCTATTACTATCTCAGCGGATGGACTCACCCTGGGCTTTAGAAACTTTACGAATTCATCTATCTGTCTATCTTCAAGACCGGAAAGGCTTATGCTTATTTCCCCAGCTTTGGTTATCCTGTAAACCTTTTTATCTACAGGTACAGCTATGAGTCCATACTCTTTTAAGATGATGTTTAGAGCCTCCCCAACAGATACAGGTTTGTATATGGATACACTGACAGGCTTTGATACCTCTTGAGTTATTTGGGGATCAAAGATGATGTTCATATCGGCAACTTGAGAGAGAGCCTTTAGCACGGTTTCCAGCTTTACGTTTTCAAATTTCATCTCTTTTAAGGTTTGCGAAAAAGAAAGACCTAACATAAAAAGGATTATCAAAAACGCTCTCCTCATTTCTTCCCTCCTTCTTCACTCTTCTTCATGAACTGTGAAGGATTCTGATTAACTTTCAGGGTTTTTACACTTCCATCCTTTTCTTCTACAACCACGTAGTTTTCAGTTTTTCCCGCTTTCTCTATAACTATGTAGCCTACGGCACCTTCCATACTTTCAAAGGGTTTCTGAGCAAAGGCGGTACATATGCAAAAGAGCAAAATTCCTAACTTCCTCATTTCTCCTCCTCCTTTTTGACAAGCACAAAAATGTCAAGCTCACCGCGCAGTTTACTTTCTCCCGTATACGAGATCTGAAGGTTTGAAGGATACGAAATGATACCACCCTTAGCCATACCTTCCATAAACCTCTCAAAGGCTGGATAAGTTCCAGTAAGGGTGATCTTAACATCAGCTTTTAGGTACTTTACACCTTCCTCTTTTTGCTTTTCCTTTTTCTCTTGCTTCTTTTGTTGTTGTTGCTGTGGCTTGGGTTGAACTTCTTTCACCAACTTTTCGTTGCCGAAAGTTTCAAGCGTGTATGTAGTTTCTTGTTTTTGTCCCATTTGTACATTTGCTATTGTGAGACCGCTTTTTTTTGCCAACACACCT includes:
- a CDS encoding oligosaccharide flippase family protein, whose protein sequence is MIRNLSFVSFAFFYANLTGYIFHFFVSRSLGASGYGEFMVLYSLMLTVGNFINLFANACVREFVKYRENAHSLLRYMRYIGLFLGFMFLFVGVVLSPFLKEFLKISNLYYIWILAGVWFFQFPVVIERAYLQSLEKFKDISLSLVYEQSVRLISVFILIYSGLGLEGALISSSFGLSVALFLLLSKNRNFTGNIKSLPFKDILKTSLFASPVGFLVYSDDLFIRRVFDPHTAGLYASVSLTGKVFVWLTVTSVSVFFPKFVRYRKDMRAIKKLFFKAFLLVSLLFVVIEVLLFSFGKYVFVALFSEKFLPAYSFLPIYVLCILPLIFSLIFVYLLTALGRNMLLIYTHVLFYYAGFLVLPFYSINGYMFYIMFINLCFVLVYAFTLFQGERDSGKLKLPI
- a CDS encoding glycosyltransferase family 4 protein, coding for MKILHFIYDHLNNPWVGGGGAVRVYEIYRRLAEKGHKITVISGNFPGASDYKINDNFEYKFVGSKKNYIISTFSYAFIAQKLLKALYKDYDVLIEDFAPWNPVFSYKLQHKKRVILQIQNYIGGEMLKKYSILGVPFYIIERFYPKRFDKVIVISDVLNERWYIKGKVIPQGIDCITEYVSLGRYIAFLGRIDISQKGLDLLVEALKGSKNIEVLVAGDGKDREKFLKIIKDAPHIRYVGKVSGEEKYNFIKNAKFLIVPSRFEGQGIVVLESASMGKPVIVSDIPELKYAVYAGFGLSFKKEDPKDLKAKVELLLNDEKLLFQMGRRGIEYAKNFTWDRIAQMYNEYLLETAG
- a CDS encoding pilus assembly protein — translated: MRRAFLIILFMLGLSFSQTLKEMKFENVKLETVLKALSQVADMNIIFDPQITQEVSKPVSVSIYKPVSVGEALNIILKEYGLIAVPVDKKVYRITKAGEISISLSGLEDRQIDEFVKFLKPRVSPSAEIVIDKTLKTVYIRDEEKNIKRLEPVLKDYAKIIERIAPAEERVTKVFYLKNISLDEAERLLIPYKKPDTVITKVQSFSALVITDSPKQMEKYQEALKSFLTATPTERRPVTKIFYLKYISPDEFIKMIEPLRSEAGVILSGGAIKVQQPTTLQMGTVLYPTTQTQVQQVPQQPSAPAPILKEFNAVMITDYPEVIEKIRERFKDYISDSPVQVKIEARIVEVRDQALRELGLNWSVLLSQARVPQFWTGGAGQGANIGNAPTPGTIFVPPDPTSVGIRSPIYYTPGLSQTPGGIFTFAFQKGMLNALNLRLSALERVALIKNIAKPTVVTVNAQKATIKQGVQIPYQTTVIAGGTQAANIQFKDVVLQLDVTPVVSPDGRILLDINLKRDTPGEQTPQGPAINTKEASTKVVVNDGDTLVIGGIIDNQEQQTNEGIPGLVRVPILKWLFGQESTQKTQSELLIFLTPVLIRE